Proteins from one Monodelphis domestica isolate mMonDom1 chromosome 6, mMonDom1.pri, whole genome shotgun sequence genomic window:
- the LOC100021545 gene encoding olfactory receptor 10AG1-like, with the protein MEITNLTIMEEFILLGFSEYPNVQGYLFVVFLFIYICILIGNGLIIIITNVDSALQTPMYYFLGNFSFVEMCYTSNILPRMLVNIWRQKRNISLLSCAAQLCLFLILVVTESFLLAVMAYDRYVAICKPLYYPIIMNHRICVQMVFGSWVIGMPVLIGQTYQLFSGPFCGSNKLNHIFCDLPPLLKLACGDTSGDEFFLYVDCFLFSLTPFLMILMSYIKILRTVLKLPSTTGRSKAFSTCSSHVMVVCLFYGSGLTAYFHSLSSYSGSIEKIFSVFYTIVTPMINPMIYSLRNKDFIAAIKKTCSKSGG; encoded by the coding sequence atggaaatcaCAAATCTTACTATTATGGAAGAATTTATTCTCCTGGGATTTTCTGAATACCCCAATGTTCAAGGATAtctctttgttgtttttctattcATCTACATATGTATCCTAATAGGCAATGGTCTCATCATTATAATCACCAATGTGGACTCAGCTCTTCAAACACCTATGTATTACTTCCTTGGAAACTTCTCCTTTGTGGAAATGTGTTACACATCAAACATACTGCCGAGAATGCTTGTGAATatttggagacagaaaaggaatatttctttactgtcatGTGCTGCACAACTCTGTTTATTTCTCATTCTAGTTGTCACAGAGAGCTTCCTCCTTGCTGTGATGGCTTATGACCGCTATGTGGCCATCTGTAAGCCACTTTACTATCCTATAATCATGAATCATAGGATATGTGTCCAGATGGTTTTTGGCTCATGGGTTATTGGGATGCCAGTCTTAATAGGACAGACATACCAGCTTTTCTCTGGTCCCTTCTGTGGCTCTAACAAACTCAATCACATTTTCTGTGACTTGCCCCCGTTATTGAAGTTGGCATGTGGAGATACCTCTGGGGAtgaattctttctttatgttGATTGTTTCCTCTTTAGTTTGACTCCTTTTCTGATGATACTCATGTCCTACATCAAAATCCTCAGAACAGTTCTGAAGCTACCATCAACCACTGGCAGATCCAAAGCCTTCTCTACTTGTTCCTCTCATGTTATGGTTGTTTGCTTATTCTATGGTTCTGGTTTAACAGCATATTTTCATTCCTTGTCCAGTTATTCAGGTAGTATAGAAAAAATCTTTTCTGTATTCTACACCATTGTGACACCAATGATTAATCCTATGATTTATAGTTTGAGGAATAAGGATTTTATTGcagcaattaaaaaaacatgttctaaatcagGGGgataa